In Blastopirellula sp. J2-11, a single genomic region encodes these proteins:
- a CDS encoding small basic protein, with the protein MTIDKSLKVKRGGISSRSVLTRVERLEQMRKAGKFNPETDSPIGIPKTRVIKISMKKKKKAKEEAT; encoded by the coding sequence GTGACCATCGACAAAAGCTTGAAAGTGAAGCGCGGCGGCATTTCGTCTCGCAGCGTTTTGACCCGCGTTGAACGCCTCGAACAGATGCGCAAAGCCGGCAAATTCAATCCCGAGACCGACTCGCCGATCGGCATTCCGAAGACGCGCGTCATCAAAATCTCGATGAAGAAAAAGAAGAAGGCGAAAGAGGAAGCGACCTAG
- the larA gene encoding nickel-dependent lactate racemase, giving the protein MKVKLEYGRNGLVAEIPDNGNVRTLAYKDAPPLADPKASLLEVLTQPQATAPLAKLAQGKKDACIVICDITRPVPNEIILRPTLEILEGAGIPRDKIVILNATGLHRPNHGEELVEMVGQHIVDNYRIENHFGENRDEHAYLGESPNGVPIWIDRRYVEADLKITVGLIEPHFMAGFSGGRKLICPGIAHIDTIRAWHSPRFLEHENATMGCLVDNPVHFENTSIAQTAGCDFIINVVIDAHRRPLKFVAGDMIAAFEEGVEFVRDVVVDTLDQPADIVVTSSAGYPLDTTFYQSVKAMVAAAKVVKKGGTIIVAASLTEGIGSPPFTSLFSQYDSLDAFMTAILDPDCFVMDQWQLEELAKAARQAKIVMVSEGIPAERLSQLFVEPATSVEAAMESALIEHGEDASIAVIPKGPYVLAQLA; this is encoded by the coding sequence ATGAAGGTCAAGTTGGAGTATGGTCGTAATGGCTTGGTCGCTGAGATCCCCGATAACGGCAATGTCCGCACGCTCGCTTACAAAGATGCTCCGCCGCTGGCCGACCCCAAAGCGTCGCTACTAGAAGTCTTGACACAACCTCAGGCAACCGCGCCGCTGGCCAAGCTGGCCCAAGGGAAAAAGGACGCCTGCATCGTAATCTGCGACATCACGCGTCCCGTCCCCAACGAAATCATCCTGCGGCCGACGCTGGAGATCCTGGAAGGCGCCGGCATCCCTCGCGACAAGATTGTCATCCTCAACGCGACCGGGCTTCATCGTCCCAATCACGGCGAAGAACTGGTCGAGATGGTCGGGCAACATATCGTCGACAACTACCGGATCGAAAACCACTTCGGCGAGAACCGGGACGAACATGCCTATCTGGGCGAAAGCCCCAACGGCGTGCCGATCTGGATCGACCGGCGCTATGTCGAAGCTGACCTAAAGATCACTGTCGGCTTGATCGAGCCTCACTTCATGGCCGGCTTCTCCGGCGGGCGCAAATTGATCTGTCCCGGCATCGCGCACATCGACACGATTCGCGCCTGGCACTCCCCTCGCTTTCTGGAACATGAAAACGCGACGATGGGTTGCCTGGTCGATAATCCGGTTCATTTCGAGAACACTTCGATCGCTCAAACCGCAGGCTGCGACTTTATCATCAACGTGGTGATCGACGCGCATCGCCGGCCATTAAAATTTGTCGCCGGCGACATGATCGCCGCGTTTGAAGAAGGGGTCGAATTTGTCCGCGATGTCGTCGTCGATACGCTCGATCAGCCGGCAGATATCGTCGTCACCAGCAGCGCCGGCTATCCGTTGGATACGACCTTCTATCAATCGGTAAAAGCGATGGTCGCCGCCGCCAAAGTCGTGAAGAAGGGAGGCACGATCATCGTCGCCGCCAGCCTCACCGAAGGGATCGGCAGCCCGCCGTTTACTTCGCTCTTTAGCCAGTACGACAGTCTCGATGCGTTCATGACCGCGATCCTGGATCCCGATTGCTTTGTGATGGATCAGTGGCAATTAGAAGAACTCGCCAAAGCGGCGCGTCAGGCGAAGATCGTCATGGTTTCTGAAGGCATCCCGGCCGAGCGGCTGAGTCAACTGTTTGTGGAGCCGGCGACAAGTGTGGAAGCGGCGATGGAAAGTGCGCTGATCGAGCATGGCGAAGATGCGTCGATCGCGGTGATTCCGAAAGGGCCTTATGTGTTGGCGCAATTGGCGTGA
- the epmA gene encoding EF-P lysine aminoacylase EpmA — MTPDVSASHADWRPTCSLELLHARSELLQQVRQFFLTRDFLEVETPLLSHDSVIDRHLDPLSVTLFPDPRRPEEGKKLWLQTSPEFGMKRLLAAGATSIFQISKAFRGAEVGERHNIEFTMLEWYRVGDDYAAGRQLLADLAGEILGANVEMLTYAAAFQQHLGVDPHRASGNELLSVALQSKVPTPDSYDGSDRDLLLELLLTELIEPHLGAAAPTILYDYPASQAALAQVSRGDPPVAERFELYVHGMELANGYHELLDAKLLRERNQKNNQARSEDGKHRLPEASRLLDAMEYGLPACSGTALGMDRLLMVKTGARSLADVLSFPIDRA, encoded by the coding sequence ATGACGCCTGACGTTTCCGCCAGCCATGCAGATTGGCGACCTACCTGTTCGCTTGAACTGCTCCATGCGCGGAGTGAGCTGCTGCAACAAGTGCGTCAGTTCTTCCTAACACGCGACTTTCTGGAAGTCGAAACCCCGCTCCTCTCCCACGATAGCGTGATCGATCGTCACTTGGATCCGCTCAGCGTGACGCTGTTCCCCGATCCCCGTCGTCCGGAGGAAGGGAAAAAACTGTGGCTGCAAACGTCGCCCGAGTTTGGGATGAAGCGGCTGTTGGCGGCCGGCGCGACTTCGATCTTTCAAATCAGCAAAGCGTTTCGCGGCGCGGAAGTGGGTGAGCGGCACAATATCGAATTCACGATGCTCGAATGGTATCGTGTCGGCGATGACTACGCGGCCGGACGCCAACTGCTGGCCGATTTGGCCGGCGAAATCTTGGGCGCCAACGTCGAGATGCTGACATATGCAGCAGCGTTTCAGCAGCATCTGGGGGTCGATCCGCATCGCGCCAGCGGAAACGAACTGCTGTCGGTCGCATTGCAAAGTAAAGTTCCGACTCCGGACTCGTACGACGGATCGGATCGCGACTTGTTGTTAGAGTTGTTGTTGACCGAGCTGATCGAGCCCCACTTGGGCGCCGCGGCTCCGACGATCTTGTATGACTATCCCGCATCGCAGGCCGCTTTGGCGCAAGTCAGCCGCGGCGATCCGCCGGTCGCCGAAAGATTTGAGTTGTATGTGCACGGCATGGAACTCGCCAACGGCTATCATGAATTACTGGATGCGAAACTTTTAAGAGAGCGAAATCAGAAGAACAACCAGGCCCGCAGTGAGGATGGCAAACATCGGTTGCCAGAAGCGAGTCGCCTGTTGGACGCGATGGAATATGGCCTGCCTGCTTGTAGCGGTACGGCGCTGGGCATGGATCGCTTGTTAATGGTTAAGACCGGTGCAAGGTCGCTCGCAGACGTATTATCGTTTCCGATCGATCGCGCGTAA
- a CDS encoding class II fumarate hydratase, with translation MSEYRIEKDSMGDVKVPAKAYYGAQTQRAVENFPISGWTLPPALIHAMGWVKHACAVANRDLGKLTGTGKNPLSDQQVEALLNAAIEVREGKYDGEFPIDVFQTGSGTSSNMNVNEVISNRAIEILGGDRFVQAKPVHPNDHVNMGQSTNDTFPTAIHVAVAMQIENHLLPALENLHESLSKKAMEWDKIIKIGRTHLMDATPLRLGQEFGGFARQIELSIERARVAQDAVLELPVGGTAVGTGINTHPEFSKRVAVELATGTGIPFVEAVNHFEANAQRDGLVQCHGILKTIANTLFNVSNNIRWLGSGPRCGFFEVVLPDRQPGSSIMPGKVNPVMCESMMQVCARVIGNDGTITMSGATGGNFQLNIMMPVMGQTTLESIRLLASSCDAFVEFCSDGLEANEEACNASVEQSLSMCTSLNPLIGYDKAAAMAKEAFKSGKTIRELAKEQGEIAETDLNKALDPWRMTFPHE, from the coding sequence ATGTCCGAATATCGCATCGAAAAAGACTCGATGGGAGACGTTAAGGTCCCCGCGAAGGCATACTACGGCGCCCAAACGCAACGGGCCGTCGAGAACTTTCCGATCTCGGGCTGGACGTTGCCGCCGGCTTTGATTCACGCGATGGGCTGGGTCAAACATGCCTGCGCCGTCGCCAATCGCGACTTGGGCAAACTGACCGGCACCGGCAAAAATCCACTCTCCGACCAACAGGTCGAAGCGCTGTTGAACGCCGCGATTGAAGTTCGCGAAGGAAAATATGACGGCGAGTTTCCGATCGACGTCTTCCAGACCGGCTCCGGCACTTCCAGCAACATGAACGTCAACGAGGTGATCAGCAATCGCGCGATCGAGATCCTCGGCGGAGACCGCTTCGTCCAGGCGAAGCCGGTTCATCCCAACGACCATGTCAACATGGGCCAAAGCACCAACGATACGTTTCCCACCGCAATTCATGTCGCCGTCGCGATGCAGATCGAAAATCATCTGCTGCCGGCGCTCGAAAATCTGCATGAGTCGCTCTCCAAAAAAGCGATGGAGTGGGACAAGATCATCAAGATCGGCCGCACCCACTTGATGGACGCGACGCCGCTGCGACTAGGGCAAGAGTTTGGCGGATTCGCTCGACAGATCGAGTTGTCCATCGAACGTGCCCGCGTTGCGCAAGACGCCGTTTTGGAGCTTCCCGTCGGCGGCACGGCGGTCGGCACCGGCATCAATACGCATCCTGAATTCTCGAAACGAGTCGCCGTCGAACTGGCGACCGGCACCGGCATTCCATTTGTCGAAGCGGTCAATCACTTTGAGGCCAACGCACAGCGTGACGGCCTGGTGCAATGCCACGGCATTTTGAAGACGATCGCCAATACGCTGTTCAACGTCTCCAACAACATCCGTTGGCTCGGCAGCGGCCCGCGTTGCGGATTCTTTGAAGTCGTGCTTCCCGATCGGCAGCCCGGCAGTTCGATCATGCCCGGCAAGGTGAACCCGGTCATGTGTGAAAGCATGATGCAGGTTTGTGCCCGAGTGATCGGCAATGACGGCACGATCACCATGAGCGGCGCCACCGGCGGCAATTTCCAATTGAACATCATGATGCCGGTGATGGGGCAAACGACGCTGGAAAGCATTCGCTTGTTAGCCTCATCGTGCGACGCCTTTGTCGAATTCTGCAGCGATGGGCTCGAAGCGAACGAAGAAGCGTGCAACGCATCGGTCGAGCAAAGCTTGTCAATGTGCACCAGCTTGAACCCGCTGATCGGCTACGACAAAGCGGCCGCCATGGCGAAAGAAGCGTTCAAATCGGGCAAGACGATTCGCGAACTTGCGAAAGAGCAGGGGGAGATCGCCGAAACGGATCTGAACAAGGCGCTCGACCCGTGGCGCATGACCTTCCCACACGAATAA
- a CDS encoding DUF423 domain-containing protein, whose translation MAKFVLVLAALSGLTGVAAGAMGDHSLQAHLEAQKIIDVEKPRERLEIGVRYQMYHAAALIGVGVLLLASDRGRIAAIFSALCFFAGILAFSGTLYALAFTQNESLAMIVPFGGMAYLIGWGAFIVAGLQARPHGSDAE comes from the coding sequence ATGGCGAAGTTTGTTCTCGTGTTGGCGGCGCTGAGCGGTCTGACCGGCGTCGCGGCCGGCGCAATGGGTGATCACTCGCTGCAGGCGCATCTCGAGGCCCAGAAAATTATCGATGTCGAGAAACCACGAGAGCGACTGGAAATCGGCGTGCGCTATCAGATGTATCATGCGGCGGCGCTGATCGGCGTCGGCGTGCTGTTGTTGGCCAGCGATCGAGGCAGAATCGCCGCGATCTTCTCGGCTCTGTGCTTCTTCGCCGGCATCCTCGCCTTTTCTGGAACGCTGTACGCGTTGGCGTTCACCCAAAACGAATCGCTGGCGATGATCGTACCTTTTGGCGGCATGGCCTATTTGATCGGATGGGGAGCTTTCATCGTTGCCGGATTGCAGGCTCGACCGCATGGCTCCGACGCAGAATAG
- a CDS encoding type II secretion system protein GspD gives MNSAVKSLTYCLVATALMWSSAKAQDFGNQVDLRKQQEMLRDARQAMRHGDLDQAESLINGASQFQTPNDPLYDKFRDTPAKAKAALEELRFAKLPGQNELTAAMRGNPQLEAETLIGQARTALANGQSLAAVELYHKAAKLDFKFAPGAYNTESLREDLITAGIQPSMLMPQSAPTRTPPVAEPSSVDNPYANQFGPSSFQSSGPDAAKKLMLDARLELARSNMAVARRLVDQARSLGVIFPAGQDSPEKIDELIHRTETVYRNPPGPQAGKMFSAVMLEQAAGLIAYDQLGDAERLIRQAEQLGGDYSEARFTPDQLKSEIARRSQNVGAAPMRNIPPANVPAGASAHDQQQAVLAQAKAAMDGGNLAAAEMYFEQSKGIRVNPREYVAGDLRPEIMMMELDRARGGVRLASGEATAGFAGSQSIYQPEFDESRNVPAGANMNAEWNAGGDNPGFQLMGDGELALKMGDKVRARQMFEAAWKHKDSLDPQSRQRLQDYLRYSTQPLGREVQQTSSAPSPLEAVDAEQQVLQRQLFAEVTREQSNADRMRESNPKGALELLVQVRQRVADSAVDSKVKDQLLARIDRSSEGLKNYIEINRAQIELDEQNRAIDESISENRQIKVEIEGRLVKITDQFNELMDQLRWEEAEVLARQAREIAPNEPIVQNMLWKAKTARRMHNNMILADKKESGFINAMMSTEESAIPYDDRNPITFSDAQQWKELTASRKKYDARTAQMTDDEIRIRKALKAPVDLKFNKQPLQTVVDTLASVVGINIIIDEAGLRSEGVTPSHEITINMNTPVRLESALLHILQPLRLAYVIEGEALKITGESFRSRKMIQQTYQVADLVIPIPNFMPSYNLGLAGALKSAYETIGYGGVQSLPAANGMGTFAGGGGNTNGGVLGQNLPPGLIPGVGMGSGQVQSGTPQGGNFGFPGMGGPGGMGGGVQPDFDSLIQLITTTIEPESWEELGGPGAVSPFATNLSLVVSQTQEVHDKIADLLEQLRRLQDLQVTIEVRFITLNDNFFERIGIDFDLDIKDNTSGIGTNRGSDGSPSITIGLDQTGNPTSDLDLSFSQNSFGNTVPAIGGLGAAAGSIGGSFGFAMLSDIEAFFVMQAAQSDLRSNVMQAPKVTLFNGQTAFVTDSTQRPFVTSVTPVVGDFAAAQQPVIVVLNEGTSLTVQAVVSADRRFVRLTLVPMFSQIGEVDTFTFEGTTSSRADSTVEDPDAADGGTTTDNEEEQMTGTTVQQPEFSIITVTTTVSVPDGGTVLLGGIKRLSEERREAGVPIVSKLPYINRLFRNVGIGRSTQSLMMMVTPRIIIQEEEEEKLGLGDIGG, from the coding sequence TTGAATTCCGCCGTGAAATCGTTGACGTATTGCCTGGTTGCGACCGCACTCATGTGGTCCAGCGCCAAGGCACAGGACTTCGGCAATCAAGTCGACCTGCGAAAACAGCAAGAAATGCTTCGCGATGCTCGGCAGGCGATGCGACACGGCGACTTGGATCAAGCGGAGTCGTTGATCAACGGCGCTTCGCAGTTCCAAACGCCGAACGATCCTCTGTATGACAAGTTTCGCGACACTCCGGCGAAGGCGAAAGCCGCGCTGGAGGAGTTACGCTTCGCAAAACTGCCTGGGCAAAACGAGCTAACCGCCGCCATGCGAGGCAATCCTCAATTGGAAGCGGAGACCTTGATCGGTCAGGCACGCACAGCTCTGGCCAATGGCCAATCGCTGGCTGCGGTCGAACTGTATCACAAGGCCGCCAAGCTGGACTTTAAGTTCGCTCCCGGCGCCTACAACACCGAAAGTCTTCGCGAAGACTTGATCACGGCCGGCATTCAGCCGAGCATGCTGATGCCGCAAAGCGCACCGACGCGAACGCCGCCGGTCGCCGAGCCTTCTTCCGTTGACAATCCTTATGCGAATCAATTTGGTCCTAGCAGCTTCCAATCGTCTGGCCCTGACGCCGCGAAAAAGTTGATGCTAGACGCACGGCTTGAACTGGCTCGCAGCAACATGGCGGTCGCACGCCGCCTGGTCGATCAGGCTCGCAGCTTGGGTGTGATCTTCCCGGCCGGCCAAGATTCTCCGGAAAAAATTGACGAGCTGATTCATCGCACCGAAACGGTCTACCGAAATCCTCCGGGACCTCAGGCGGGCAAGATGTTCTCGGCTGTCATGCTGGAACAAGCGGCGGGACTGATCGCCTACGATCAACTGGGTGACGCCGAGCGATTGATTCGCCAGGCCGAACAGTTGGGGGGCGACTACAGCGAAGCTCGCTTTACGCCGGATCAGTTGAAAAGCGAAATCGCGCGTCGTTCGCAGAACGTCGGCGCCGCTCCGATGCGAAATATTCCGCCGGCCAATGTACCGGCTGGAGCTTCGGCACACGATCAACAGCAAGCCGTTTTGGCGCAAGCCAAAGCCGCGATGGACGGGGGCAACTTGGCCGCCGCCGAAATGTACTTTGAACAATCCAAAGGCATTCGGGTCAATCCTCGCGAATACGTTGCAGGCGATCTGCGTCCTGAAATCATGATGATGGAGTTGGATCGCGCCCGCGGCGGCGTTCGCCTGGCTTCAGGCGAAGCGACGGCCGGATTCGCCGGGTCGCAAAGCATCTATCAACCGGAATTTGACGAATCTCGCAACGTTCCCGCCGGCGCCAACATGAACGCCGAATGGAATGCAGGCGGCGATAATCCCGGCTTCCAGCTGATGGGCGACGGCGAACTTGCTCTGAAGATGGGGGACAAGGTTCGCGCTCGTCAAATGTTTGAGGCGGCCTGGAAGCATAAAGATTCGCTGGATCCGCAAAGTCGTCAGCGTTTGCAAGACTATCTACGCTACAGCACGCAGCCGCTCGGCCGAGAAGTTCAGCAAACCAGCAGCGCTCCTTCGCCGCTGGAAGCTGTCGACGCCGAACAGCAAGTTCTGCAGCGTCAGTTGTTCGCCGAGGTGACTCGCGAACAGTCGAACGCCGACCGCATGCGTGAAAGCAATCCGAAGGGGGCTTTGGAATTGTTGGTGCAAGTGCGCCAGCGGGTCGCCGATTCGGCGGTTGATTCCAAAGTGAAAGATCAGTTGCTGGCTCGCATCGATCGCAGCTCGGAAGGGCTGAAGAACTATATCGAGATCAACCGAGCTCAAATCGAACTGGATGAGCAGAATCGCGCGATTGACGAATCAATCAGCGAGAACCGCCAAATCAAGGTCGAAATCGAAGGACGCTTGGTCAAGATTACGGATCAGTTCAACGAGTTGATGGATCAGTTGCGTTGGGAAGAAGCGGAAGTTCTGGCTCGTCAGGCCCGCGAAATTGCTCCGAACGAACCGATCGTGCAAAACATGTTGTGGAAAGCGAAGACGGCTCGCCGGATGCACAACAACATGATTTTGGCGGATAAGAAGGAATCGGGCTTTATCAACGCGATGATGAGTACGGAAGAATCGGCCATTCCTTACGACGACCGAAATCCGATCACCTTCTCCGATGCTCAACAATGGAAAGAACTGACCGCGTCGCGTAAGAAGTATGACGCACGTACGGCTCAGATGACCGACGATGAGATTCGCATTCGCAAAGCTCTCAAAGCTCCGGTCGACTTGAAGTTCAATAAGCAGCCGCTGCAAACGGTCGTCGACACGCTGGCCAGCGTCGTCGGGATCAACATCATCATTGATGAAGCAGGCCTGCGCAGCGAAGGGGTGACCCCGAGCCATGAAATTACGATTAACATGAACACGCCGGTTCGCCTGGAAAGCGCTTTGTTGCATATCCTGCAGCCGCTTCGCCTGGCGTATGTGATCGAAGGGGAAGCCCTGAAAATCACCGGCGAATCGTTCCGCAGCCGTAAGATGATTCAACAGACTTATCAGGTAGCGGACCTGGTGATTCCGATTCCGAACTTCATGCCGAGCTACAACCTTGGTTTGGCTGGCGCCTTGAAATCGGCTTACGAAACGATCGGTTACGGCGGCGTTCAATCGTTGCCGGCGGCCAACGGCATGGGCACATTCGCCGGCGGCGGCGGAAATACGAACGGTGGAGTGCTGGGACAAAATCTGCCGCCGGGACTCATCCCCGGCGTGGGAATGGGGAGCGGTCAGGTTCAGTCAGGCACGCCGCAGGGTGGTAATTTCGGTTTCCCCGGCATGGGCGGTCCTGGCGGCATGGGCGGCGGCGTTCAGCCCGACTTTGACTCGCTGATTCAGTTGATCACCACGACGATCGAACCGGAGTCGTGGGAAGAATTGGGGGGCCCCGGCGCCGTCTCACCTTTCGCGACCAACCTGAGCCTGGTTGTCAGCCAGACGCAGGAAGTTCACGACAAGATCGCCGACTTGTTAGAGCAACTGCGACGTCTGCAAGACTTGCAGGTGACGATCGAAGTTCGCTTCATCACGTTGAACGACAACTTCTTTGAACGTATCGGTATCGACTTCGATCTCGACATCAAAGACAACACCTCCGGCATCGGCACCAATCGCGGAAGCGACGGTAGCCCGAGTATTACGATCGGTTTGGATCAAACGGGTAACCCGACCTCCGATCTCGACTTGTCCTTCTCACAGAACAGCTTCGGCAATACGGTGCCTGCCATCGGCGGTCTCGGTGCTGCGGCGGGTTCGATCGGCGGCAGCTTCGGCTTCGCCATGTTGAGCGACATTGAAGCGTTCTTCGTCATGCAGGCCGCCCAAAGCGACTTGCGGTCGAACGTAATGCAAGCTCCGAAAGTCACGTTGTTCAACGGTCAAACGGCCTTCGTCACTGACTCGACGCAGCGTCCGTTCGTCACCAGCGTTACGCCGGTGGTGGGCGACTTTGCGGCGGCTCAACAGCCGGTGATCGTGGTGCTTAACGAAGGCACTTCGCTAACGGTCCAAGCGGTTGTTTCCGCCGATCGTCGCTTTGTACGCTTGACGCTGGTTCCGATGTTCAGCCAGATCGGCGAAGTGGACACGTTCACCTTCGAGGGAACGACCTCCTCACGAGCCGATTCAACGGTGGAAGATCCGGATGCGGCGGACGGCGGTACGACCACCGACAACGAAGAAGAACAGATGACCGGTACGACGGTTCAACAACCGGAGTTCTCGATTATCACGGTGACCACCACGGTCAGCGTTCCCGACGGCGGTACGGTGCTCTTGGGCGGTATCAAACGCTTGAGCGAAGAACGTCGCGAAGCGGGCGTGCCGATTGTGAGCAAACTGCCTTACATCAACCGCTTGTTCCGCAACGTTGGTATCGGTCGCTCGACGCAAAGCTTGATGATGATGGTGACTCCGCGAATCATCATTCAGGAAGAAGAAGAAGAAAAACTTGGCTTGGGCGACATAGGCGGCTAG
- a CDS encoding transglutaminase-like domain-containing protein: MRIFIFLFTLYFSLVSAAAAAEPTLSRVTLDPAQPYQADRSESVEYDVDFSLVVTPPYHTHKLKVWVPIPPTNHSQEVEKNDWSTFPLEVVPTIHVEPKYGNKFAYFEFDDPQGAQIIRHRFHAKVWQLEWKIDPQQICSVDAWPEAFTRYCRGETQAVVVDQRFHQLVSQILPDRGNPLEDMETVMDYVIRDFKYDHVDASLQASSLHAMANHHGHCSDYHGFCASMGRALGYPTRVTYGISLFPKNSPSHCKLEAYLPPYGWVSFDVSETQKLLAAIKQDEVLSVGERDRLLAAAKSRLLSGFRENTWLMQTQGTDYELAPQGIGRVPVVRTAYVEADGVALPEPDPANREKKEFAWMTAHKYSADRPITNGFKDRKPLKAYIK, from the coding sequence ATGCGGATTTTCATCTTTCTCTTCACGCTCTATTTCTCCCTGGTTTCCGCCGCCGCAGCTGCCGAGCCAACGCTCTCTCGCGTCACTCTCGATCCCGCCCAGCCGTATCAGGCCGATCGTAGTGAATCGGTTGAGTACGATGTCGATTTTTCGCTTGTCGTGACTCCGCCGTATCACACGCACAAGTTGAAAGTCTGGGTTCCGATTCCACCGACGAACCACAGTCAAGAAGTAGAAAAAAACGACTGGTCTACCTTTCCGCTCGAAGTCGTCCCGACGATCCACGTCGAACCCAAATATGGCAACAAGTTCGCCTACTTTGAATTCGACGATCCGCAGGGCGCCCAGATCATTCGCCATCGCTTCCATGCCAAGGTCTGGCAATTGGAGTGGAAGATCGATCCGCAGCAGATTTGCTCGGTCGATGCCTGGCCTGAAGCCTTCACGCGATATTGCCGTGGTGAAACCCAGGCAGTCGTCGTGGATCAGCGATTCCACCAACTCGTCTCGCAAATACTTCCAGATCGCGGCAATCCATTGGAGGACATGGAAACGGTGATGGACTACGTGATCCGTGATTTCAAATACGACCACGTAGACGCTTCGCTTCAGGCAAGTTCGCTGCATGCAATGGCCAATCATCACGGGCACTGCAGCGACTATCACGGCTTTTGCGCTTCTATGGGCAGGGCGCTCGGCTACCCGACGCGAGTCACCTATGGGATTTCGCTCTTTCCAAAGAATTCACCGTCGCATTGCAAGCTCGAAGCCTATCTGCCGCCGTATGGCTGGGTTAGTTTCGATGTTTCCGAAACGCAAAAGTTGCTCGCAGCAATCAAGCAAGACGAAGTGCTGAGCGTTGGAGAGCGAGATCGCTTGCTCGCTGCGGCCAAATCGCGACTGTTGAGCGGCTTTCGCGAGAATACCTGGCTGATGCAAACGCAAGGAACGGACTACGAATTGGCGCCGCAGGGAATCGGCCGCGTCCCGGTTGTTCGCACCGCTTATGTCGAAGCGGATGGCGTTGCGTTGCCAGAGCCTGATCCGGCGAATCGAGAAAAGAAGGAATTTGCGTGGATGACGGCTCACAAGTACAGTGCGGACCGCCCGATCACCAATGGGTTCAAAGATCGCAAGCCATTGAAGGCTTACATCAAGTAG